CTCAAGGACAGCAACCTCGAGCGGGCCTGGAAGGCCGCGGAGAAGGGCAAGGTGACCTTCGTGGACTTCGCGTCCTACGCGCCGCTTGGGGGAGCGCCCGCCGCCTTCATCGCCGCGCCCATCTACAACCACACCCACGACTCGGTCGAGGGCGTGGCCGTGCTCCGCGTGCCGCACGAGAAGATGAACGACCTCATGCGCCAGACCGCGGGCATGGGCGAGTCGGGCGAGACGCTGCTCATCGGCCCGGACCACCTCATGCGCTCGGACTCCACGCTCGAACCCGCGCGCTTCTCGGTCGCGGGCTCCTTTGCCCATCCGGACGAGAGCCGCATCGACAACGAGGCGGTCGCGGCGGCCCTCGGCGGCAAGAGCGGCGACGCCATCTTCGTCAACCACCTGGGCCAGAAGGTGCTCTGCGCCTACACCCCGGTGGACTTCAACGGCGTGACCTACGCCCTGCTGGCCGAGGTCAAGACGGCCGAGGCCTTCGCCGCCGTGGGCAGCCTGCGCCTGGCGGCCCTCCTTCTCGGCCTGGGCACGGCGCTCGTGGTCATCCTCGTCTCCTGGATGGTGGTCAAGCGCGGCCTGGCCGAGCCGCTGGCCGCCGTGAGCGGCTACCTGCAGGAGGTCACGGGCGGGAACTTCTCCGCCGTGCTCAAGGGCGACTTCAAGGCCGAAATGGCCGACCTGGCCCGCCACATCCGGGCCATGGTCGCGGAACTCAAGCACAAGCTCGGCTTCTCGGACGGCATCCTGCGCAACATGACCATCCCCTGCTTCGTCACCGACCTCGACAACCGCCTGGTCTTCGTCAACGCCCCGCTCCTCGACCTGCTCGAGTGCGAGGGCGGTCCCGAGGCGTACCTCGGCAAGGAGGCCGCCGCCATCCTCTCGGGCACGGGGCTTTCAAGCGACCTCATCGAGAACTGCCTGGACAGCGGGAAGAACGTCTGCAACCTGGAAGCGGACATCAAGGGCCGCAAGGGAACGGCGCGGCACGTGCGCGCCGACGCCGCGCCCCTGCACGACCTGGACGGCAACCCCACGGGCGCCTTCGCCCTGGTCACCGACCTCACGGACATCAAGAGCCAGGAGGCGCGCATCCGGGAGCAGAACGCGCTCTTCGCCCGCGTGGCCCAGGAGGCGGAGTCCATCTCGCAATACGTCTTCCGCGACTCGCGCCAGATAACGGACCGGGTCGGCCTGGTCACGGACGGCGCCAAGCGCCAGACCGAGCGCATCCACGAGACCTCCGTGGCCATGGAGGAGATGAACGCCAACCTCTCGGCCGTGGCCCAGAGCGCTGCCGAGGCCGCGCGAAGCGCCGAGGATTCGCGCGAGATGGCGCTCTCCGGCTACACGATCATGGACGGCTCGCGCGAGGCCATGGACCGCGTGCGCGAGATCTCCGCGCGGCTCGAGACCGACATGCGCTCCCTGGACGACCGCGCCCGGGGCATCGGCTCGATCATCGAGGTCATCTCGGACATCGCGGACCAGACCAACCTGCTGGCGCTGAACGCGGCCATCGAGGCGGCGCGCGCGGGCGACGCGGGGCGGGGCTTTGCCGTGGTCGCGGACGAGGTGAGAAAGCTCGCCGAGAAGACCATGACCGCCACGCGCCAGGTCTCGCAGTCCGTGCAGGACATCCAGAAGGCGGCCCACACGAACCTGGAGAACACGAGCCTCGCCGCGCGGGCCGTGGAGGAGGCCACGAGCCTCGTCAAATCCTCGGGCGAGACCCTGGACCGCATCGTGGGGCTGGCCGAGAGCACGGCGGGCCGCGTGGGCGAGATCGCGCGCGCGGCCGAGGAGCAGTCCGCGGCCCACGAGCAGATCCACCGCAGCATGGAAGAGGTGCGCCGCATCGCGGACGACACCAACTCCGGGATGCACGACTCCAGGCAGTCCCTGGACCACCTGGCCGTGCAGGCCGAGGAGCTGCAGCGCCTCATCGTGACCATCACCGAGTAGCGTGGGCGGTGGTCTGGGCGGTCGTGCGGACAGTCGCGCGGACGGCGGGCGGGTGGATTTTCCGGACGCGTTCCCGCCGCCGCGCGCGCCCGGCACGGCCCCGGCGGTTGCCAGCCGAGGCCCGGCGATGTATGGCAAGCACGCAATGACCCGACGCTACGATGCGCTTTCCCTGTTTTCAGGCGGTCTCGATTCCCTCCTGGCCCACAAGTTGATCGAGCGCCAGGGCCTGCGGGTCCTGGGGCTGCACTTCGTCACCCCCTTCTTCGGCAAACCGGAAAAGCTGGCGCACTGGCGCGAGATCTACGGCGTGGACGTCACGGCCGTGGAGGTGGGCGACGAGTATCTGCGCATGCTCCTGGCCGGGCCCGTGCACGGCCTGGGCTCGAACCTCAATCCCTGCATGGACTGCAAGGTGCTCATGCTGCGCCGGGCGCGCGCCATGCTGGCCGAGCACGGCGCGAAGTTCGTCATCTCCGGCGAGGTCGTGGGGCAGCGGCCCATGTCGCAGCGCCGCGACGCGCTGAACGCCATCCGCCGCGACGCGGGCGTGAAGGATCTGCTGCTCAGGCCCCTCTCGGCCCTGGTGCTGGAGCCCACGCCCATGGAGGAGTCGGGCCTCGTGGACCGCGCGCGGCTCCTGAACGCCGCGGGCCGAGGACGCGCCAAGCAGCTCGCCCTGGCGCGGGAGTTCGGCATCACCGAGATCCCCACGCCCGGGGGCGGCTGCCGCCTGACCGAGCGCGAGCCGTGCAGCCGCTACGCGCCCATCCTGCGCCACATGTCCGCGCCCACTGCCGCGGACATGCTCCTGGCCAACACGGGCAGGCAGTTCTGGTCGCGCGGGGCAGGGAACGGGGAGAAGGGCGCGCGCTGGCTGGTCATCGGCCGCCACCAGGAGGACAACGAGATCCTTGCCGGGCTCGTGCGGCCCGGCGACCTCACCCTGGACCTGGACGCCTTTCCGAGCCCCCTGGCCGTGGCCAGGCCGGTGGACGGCCGCCCCTGGGACGAGGAGACGGTCCGCGACGCGGCCGCCTTCCTGGCCTCCTATTCGCCCAAGGCCGTGCGCGCCGGGGGCGAGGTGGACGTGCAGGTGCGGCTCGTCGGGGAGGCGGAGGGCGAAGGGGAGGGCGCCGTGCGCCTCGTCTCCGTCTTGCCCTCGCGGACCACGCCCGCGGGCTGGAGCGAGCCCTGCCGGGAAGACGTGGAGCAGTGGAAGAAGGAGCAGCGGGAGCGGGCCTGAGCGTCCGCGCGCCCGCGCTCGAGCGGCATATTTCATGGTCCGGAAGGTCCTCCGCCGCGCGGCGGGGCGGTCCTCCCGGACCCGAAGGCCGGGGCCCTCGCGGCCAGGCCTTCAGGACAGTGAAACATTTTACTTCCGTTTCCCGTGCCGGCCGCCTTCCCGCCCTTCGGCGGACGGAGCGGCCGGGAGACCCGAGAAGCGCCGGAAACGCCCCGGAAGCGGCGGCCGAACGAGGCCACGCACTGGCGCGGCGACCGGAAGTCGGGTATGGGAAAGACGGAACACTCTAAGTGGAGAAAATTCATGACCGATCACGACGAGGTGGCTCATGTCGATGAGCCCGAGGATTCGTTGCCCGAGATCAGCTTCGAGGAGATGCCCGAGAAGCTGCGCGAGGCCTGCGGCCGCATAGGCTGGACCGGCCTCATGCCGGTGCAGGCCAAGTCCATGCCCTACCTCCTGGCCGGACGCGACCTCATGGTCCAGTCCCGCACCGGATCGGGCAAGACCGGCGCCTTCGTCCTGCCCATCCTGGAGAAGGTGGACGCCGACGCCCCCGGCTGCCAGGCCCTGATCCTGCTGCCCACGCGCGAGCTGGCCCGCCAGGTGGCGCGCGAAGCCGAGATCCTGGCCGGAGAGAACGGCCCCAAGGTGGTGGCAGTGTACGGCGGCGTGGGCTACGGCGGGCAGACCCAGTCCCTGCGCGACGGCGCGCAGATCGTGGTGGGCACGCCCGGCCGCGTGCTGGACCACCTGCTGAAGCGCAACTTCACCCTCGACGCCCTGCGCATGCTGGTCTTCGACGAGGCCGACCGGATGCTCTCCATCGGCTTCTACCCCGACATGAAGGCCGTGCAGCGCTACCTGCCCAAGCGGCCGGTGAACGTGCTGATGTTCTCGGCCACCTTCCCGGCACAGGTCCTGCGCCTGTCCGCCGAGTTCATGCGCGAGCCGCAGATGCTCTCGCTGTCCTCGCACAGCGTGCACGTGGCCGAGGTCACGCACGCCAGCTACGAGGTCCCGCGCATGCAGAAGGACCGGGCGCTCATCCGCATCATCGAGGTGCTGAACCCGGCCTCGTGCTTCATCTTCTGCAACACCAAGCACCAGGTCCACTACCTCTCCCAGGTGCTCCAGAACTTCGGCTACAACGCGGACGAGCTTTCCGCGGACCTGAGCCAGTCGCAGCGCGAGCGCATCCTGGAGCAGGTGCGGCGCGGGGAGGTCAAGTTCCTGGTGGCCACGGACGTGGCCGCGCGCGGCATCGACATCCCCGACCTCTCGCACGTCATCCAGTACGAGCCGCCCGAGGACCAGGAGTCGTACATCCACCGCGCGGGCCGCACCGGCCGCGCCGGGGCCGTGGGCGAGGCCGTGACGTTCGTGGACACCATGGAGGCCGTGCAGCTCGACCGCATCGCCAAGCTCTACAAGATCGAGTTCGAGAAGCGCCCCGTGCCCACGGACGAGGACGTGGCCGCCGTGGTCGCCGAGCGCACCACGGCCATCCTCGAGGCCAGGCTTAGGGCCATGAAGCCCA
This genomic window from Desulfovibrio sp. X2 contains:
- a CDS encoding methyl-accepting chemotaxis protein, with product MSLKTKLIAFCLCIGLLPLAAMGVYSVDLAGRSLEGQARLQLVAARDARRTALGELAGVWEREARIFGANKGVYNALSFLRDMAYGADVAKTFDTTSDDYRSTADNVRAEFIPFVKVLGYDDAMLVDNYGWVLLSVKEGGELGHNVEGPLLKDSNLERAWKAAEKGKVTFVDFASYAPLGGAPAAFIAAPIYNHTHDSVEGVAVLRVPHEKMNDLMRQTAGMGESGETLLIGPDHLMRSDSTLEPARFSVAGSFAHPDESRIDNEAVAAALGGKSGDAIFVNHLGQKVLCAYTPVDFNGVTYALLAEVKTAEAFAAVGSLRLAALLLGLGTALVVILVSWMVVKRGLAEPLAAVSGYLQEVTGGNFSAVLKGDFKAEMADLARHIRAMVAELKHKLGFSDGILRNMTIPCFVTDLDNRLVFVNAPLLDLLECEGGPEAYLGKEAAAILSGTGLSSDLIENCLDSGKNVCNLEADIKGRKGTARHVRADAAPLHDLDGNPTGAFALVTDLTDIKSQEARIREQNALFARVAQEAESISQYVFRDSRQITDRVGLVTDGAKRQTERIHETSVAMEEMNANLSAVAQSAAEAARSAEDSREMALSGYTIMDGSREAMDRVREISARLETDMRSLDDRARGIGSIIEVISDIADQTNLLALNAAIEAARAGDAGRGFAVVADEVRKLAEKTMTATRQVSQSVQDIQKAAHTNLENTSLAARAVEEATSLVKSSGETLDRIVGLAESTAGRVGEIARAAEEQSAAHEQIHRSMEEVRRIADDTNSGMHDSRQSLDHLAVQAEELQRLIVTITE
- a CDS encoding tRNA (5-methylaminomethyl-2-thiouridylate)-methyltransferase, which translates into the protein MTRRYDALSLFSGGLDSLLAHKLIERQGLRVLGLHFVTPFFGKPEKLAHWREIYGVDVTAVEVGDEYLRMLLAGPVHGLGSNLNPCMDCKVLMLRRARAMLAEHGAKFVISGEVVGQRPMSQRRDALNAIRRDAGVKDLLLRPLSALVLEPTPMEESGLVDRARLLNAAGRGRAKQLALAREFGITEIPTPGGGCRLTEREPCSRYAPILRHMSAPTAADMLLANTGRQFWSRGAGNGEKGARWLVIGRHQEDNEILAGLVRPGDLTLDLDAFPSPLAVARPVDGRPWDEETVRDAAAFLASYSPKAVRAGGEVDVQVRLVGEAEGEGEGAVRLVSVLPSRTTPAGWSEPCREDVEQWKKEQRERA
- a CDS encoding DEAD/DEAH box helicase — encoded protein: MTDHDEVAHVDEPEDSLPEISFEEMPEKLREACGRIGWTGLMPVQAKSMPYLLAGRDLMVQSRTGSGKTGAFVLPILEKVDADAPGCQALILLPTRELARQVAREAEILAGENGPKVVAVYGGVGYGGQTQSLRDGAQIVVGTPGRVLDHLLKRNFTLDALRMLVFDEADRMLSIGFYPDMKAVQRYLPKRPVNVLMFSATFPAQVLRLSAEFMREPQMLSLSSHSVHVAEVTHASYEVPRMQKDRALIRIIEVLNPASCFIFCNTKHQVHYLSQVLQNFGYNADELSADLSQSQRERILEQVRRGEVKFLVATDVAARGIDIPDLSHVIQYEPPEDQESYIHRAGRTGRAGAVGEAVTFVDTMEAVQLDRIAKLYKIEFEKRPVPTDEDVAAVVAERTTAILEARLRAMKPMALERMRRAMPLAASLAGDEEQLALIAMLLDEIYQQSLHAPAPAPQGVRPEAAPARDRDDRDDRGGRSRDRRDRNDRNDRGDRGDRNDRGGRNERGGRNERGEDRPRDDRPRDDRPREERQDKAAQPARTGQEERAAGPDAATEAGAAPKKRRRRRRRKKSSNGEAGMNGAPQAAQNGASAASQAPTGAAGEAPAAEPAQTSAQMSGGMSGEVASDMFDFAISFEPAAEPASEPAPAEAAPAEEAAAAKPKRSRSRSRGKKAPAAAQAAASAEAAETPAEAAPSDEDEKAAPAKKPAAKSTAKKTTARTGTRKTAARTAAAKTEAPEADAPMEAAPKTAAPKTAPASRGSRSRAPAKGPDASAGKPAPWLGRAFGGDIDDDEDLGDE